One Phocoena phocoena chromosome 5, mPhoPho1.1, whole genome shotgun sequence genomic window, TTTTATAGACAGGCATCCCTGTTGAGTGGCAAACATCTAAATTATGGCTGCAGAGGAACAGGTATTTCCACTTACGTAGTAAAAAATTTCCAATGTGATGTCACcaaaaaatgattttcatttaCCAGTAAAAAAGCGTTTCTTTTTCAGATGCCTGGAGCTCTATCCAGATAGTGCCTGCTTCACTCCTGCCAACTgctgctaaaaacaaacaaaaaaccctctgtAACAGTGGACACATCCGACTcagaccaattttttaaaaaaaggctagtTTACCCTGAATGTTCCTGGCCCAGTAGGCTGCTCTCTGGCACGTCCACATCTACGAGTTGAGTGTAAGTCACTGTGATTCTTGTTCCAAAGTTTGTTTATGCCAATGGTAGTAGTTACTGTATTTACATAATTTAATGTTACGTGAACCGATGGTGCAAAAAGAAATTGTTGTTTCTAAGAACACTAAAAGCTTTGAAAAGTTTCAATAAAGGCAGATCTCTTTAAAATGCTATTGAATTGGGTGTGGGTGACACAACTGGAAAATAGTTAACATCTGTTGGGtgtttactgtgtgtcaggcactacgTTAAgcctttatataaaatatctgttTGATCCTCACAGTAACTCTGAAATGGGTACCGAGAAAAACCAAGGTACAAAGAGGCTGAGCAACCTGCCTGATTTAGGAAGTGGTGTGGCCaggattttgaaagaaaataataatggagTCTGTGCTGAGATTATTTTACAAGAAATTTAAGTTTCTGAAATCCATAGACAATTCAAAATGGGTGCAGTCATTCGAGAATCAAACAATCTACCCTTaagggaaggccttggctgtctACCTGAAGATTAGAAGTGGTTGTACATTTGTATTTCGAAACTAGAATAAAgtgttgaaaacaaaaaaaaaacccagaaggctAGTTTCATGTAACACCTCATTCGAATTTTCTCGTGCCTGCATTTTTCAGGCcctgtacttttattttatttatttttggctgtgttgggtcttcattgctgcacgtgtgggctttctctagttgcggagagcgggggctagagcgcaggctcacgggcttagttgctccgcggcatgtgggatcttcccggaccggggctcgaacccgtgtcccctgcattggcaggcggattcttaaccactgcgccaccagggaagccccaagccctgTACTTTTTGacacagagatgaaaaaaaaatctttagcctTTTAGTGTTCATAAAAATAATCTTAGTTTTAGGGGTTTCTAGTCCAAACTCAGGCACTACTCTTTAACTCTCCCCTCATGGAAGGCAGGGTCTCTGCTGGAATGGACAACTCTGTGTATGTCCTTCTTCCGTGGCTGCAAGCCTGCTCCCCTGTCATTTTCCTCAGTGGTTCTACTTCGTGAGAAATCCTCTTTTCTGCCTATAATTGTTTCTGAATCTGACATAGAACTTGGTGCCTGACATATAATAGGCattcaagtaacccttattttcagaaaatgagaCTGACATCATGCATTAGTCCAGCAAATTTATTCAACATTGATTGTGTGCTTGGCACTGTGCTTGGCCACTAAGGAGGATGGTAAGCCAACAGTCCTTGTCTTCCGGGGCCTTTGTCTCGGGGGCACAGAGGACGAAGCAGACAGTCACAAAGCCGTGGGTCAAAGGCTGGCATGGGGCTAAACGCAGGCTGCTGTGGGGTGCAGAGGGCTGTCAGTAAGACGGGGGAGAGGATGCTTTAGGGTCCTGGCTTCTGTAATCAACAGATGATTTGTCTAGTCAATTGGAACATCTCCAGCACAGGTCATGTACTTTGAGAGACCATCGGCAGCTTTGCTGCTTAAAGCAAGGCCAGCCGCATCAGTCTATTTTGTATCTTTGTGCTCGCAGAGACCTGCAAGTCACTGGGTTGAAGGCTTATGAGGAAAGGTTTGGATCCACCTGGGTAACTGCCAGTGGTTCAGAGTCAGCTGAAAATACCTGTTCTCTCTAGTGAACCAAGGGGCTGGTTACTGATAATGAAAGCTGCTCGCTTGGTGAAGGCACCGAGCCTGTTGCCAGTTTGACTTTCAAGCCTCCTCAGCCACAACAGAACCTAGTGCGCCTGTGTCGCTTTCAGTTTGAGACACCAGGAAAACCAAGTTCCATTTGTCAGTGATTCACTGCTTCACCTTGGTCTTGATGAATAGggtggagagaagacagaaattGTAGAGGTTGAGGAGAAGGGAAGTAGGAAGGCAAAACTTTTCACTCCCCTGCTTGTTACATTTGTGTGCTCTGATAAGTACAGTGTTATAAAAAAGTGTGTAAGTGTGCTGAGTAAAAGGGATTTTAACCAACCTTTATTGGCTTTAAAGGGAACacactttagaaaacaaaatcatgtcATCAAAAGATGAAAGTTATTGTGATTTTCTCACGACCAACTGAGTCACCTGCCTAGAGAAGGGTTTCTAAAGGGGTTTAGCACCAGAAAAGAGAGCACCCTTCTTATGATCTTTCTTACTCTTAAGTTCAGCGATGGGAGAATACTGTTAATCCCAAATCTGCACATCTCAAAATTCAAGCTAagattaagaagaaataaaaccaagcCCCTAGCTCCCCAAAGCGTCAAAGAAACCGGAAAATATTCATCACTGATTCCAGGTTAAGGAGATAGACCTATCAGGTGTTTCTTACATGAACTCAAGGAATGAGAGACATTTTAGTATTTGATACAGAGTAACATCATGTGCACAGTGAGGGTCCAAGATCTGAAGATATCTCGCTGAAAACAAAAGGCTTACAGACAGTCGGCAGTCACCAGTCTATATATTTTGCACCTGGCAAAATACACAATACAGTCACCACTCTGTCTTCATTGGaagacaaaatttcattttttggtaCAGATCAATGCATTTCTTTTGTGGATCCAAGAAAACGTTTCATTGGAATTGAAGACTCGTTGAGCCAGAAACAAACATTCACAGTTAAGCAGACAGACTGAGCCTCCTTTCACTGGAAAAGGAGAGACGAAGGAACGTCAGCTCCTTTCCCTGGTTCTCATTCCTCCTGTTCctgggtattttttttattacccCAGAAGCTAGTGCTACTTACATGCAAAACAATTTTAGACTAAGGGAATTAGTGAGGTTCGAACGGAGCCGGGAGACTCAGGACCACACAGTTCAATGCACTCAAAGGGCATTTCACACTGAGCTTAACGTACAGGAATGTTGTTGGCACCCTGCCCCTTTGTCGAACCCTGTCACACATGGAGGAAGAAGTTCTCAGTGTCAGGGCACTGAAATTATGGAATTGCTCAGACAGAAAAGGGCTTTTGACAGCTTTTTATGAGGAGTAAGTCATCCCTGTTTGTTCCTCTGTACCTGTTTTACTTAAGCCTGTATGAATTGAGTGCTAACTCAGTTTTGTGCACAGCACTAATTGGGAAGCTGAAGAATTAAGAAGACAAAACACAGTTCCATCCCAAACATCACAGGCTGCCTTAAGAATGGCAAGAAATGGAGAATAAGAGTTAACGAAGGATGAAGTTGGCCGAGATCGAAGACGCTCTGCCGACTCTTTCCCGTCAAGGAGGCAGAAAGGCTTTGGCTTCCCTGAGCTTCTGCTTCACGCCTCTGCAGGAGAGAATAAGCCCAGCGTGATGGTGCTTCAGGGCTTCCAAGTGCTGGCTGAGTTCTTCAGTCCTGTCCACCTTCTCTTCCATGTCCCGAAGGAGTGCTTCCTTGCCCAGAAGCCCGCACTTCTGATTCAGCTTGATGTTGTCAATCCGCAGGCTGTCCCGGGCTTGCTTAGCCTTGGTCAAGATGTCCCTCTTTAGGGCCACCTGAGCCTCAATCTCCATAAGCTCTGACTTTTTACACGCGTTTTCTATGTCCACAAAGTGTAACTTTTCCTTCACATGGGTTATGATTTGCACATGGTTGGTCACCTTGCTGCGCAGTTTCAAAAGCTCCTCGTTCCTCTCCTCGACTTTCTCATGCAAGGTCTGGTTCTCAGTCTTAAGCTGTTCAAAATCTATCAGGAGCAGGCCCTCTGTCTGGCCCTCCTGGGCCCTCAGCCTGTTTTCAAAGTGCACCAAACTCCGCTTCAGCTGTACGTTCTCTAGCCTCACAGCGCTTATCGCCTTCTCCTTCTTATCCTCCGACGCCTGGATCTGCTCCACCTCTCGCAGAGCGGCCTGGCGATCACCCCTCATCCGGCAGCTGCCCATGGCCTGCATCACCACCTGCTTCTTGAGTGCCTGCAAGCGTCGCCATTCCTCCTGCACCCGGGAGAGCTTCTCTTCGCACTGCCGCTTCAGCTGGTCCAGCTCGCGGTGGTACCAGCGCAGGTCATCTGACGCCTGCTTCTTCAGATCCTCCAGCATGGCCAGATGGCGTAGGTACGCTTGCTCTTTCTCTGGGGCCTCAGGCTCCGCGCCCTTCTCGGGCACCTCGGCTGCATCCAGGCCCTTCTTCCGCAGCGCCTCGAGGATCCTGTGCTGCAGGTAGATGCTGTAGCGCTGGTGGCGCTCTCGCTCCGCCGTCAGGGAGCGGAACTGTGCCAGGAGCTCGGCGCGCAGCTGCTGCTCCTGCTGCTTCTGCACCTCCTCAGTCCCGTCGCAGCTCTCAAGCTCGGGTCCCTCGTCCAAATCCCCCAGCTCGTCCTCGGTTTTGCCCAGGCCTCCTTGCACAAGCTTCTCCTcgctctcttctccttcctccgcCAGCTGTCCTTCCCGCTCAGCCT contains:
- the CFAP184 gene encoding cilia- and flagella-associated protein 184, whose translation is MVDRSDHNGDPEKEAGDVESLASRLSGTKTSSGPQSPAEPAGPAPEAEAVEASEEDAEPAESQEQPAATEVAGEKGPGEPEWPAEAEPGDLAEAEAEEPAKPEPEGGPEEPEEEWEEEDEDEAEVAAEPSRKEIPSQVCLQQATAGKEEAAPDREAEREGQLAEEGEESEEKLVQGGLGKTEDELGDLDEGPELESCDGTEEVQKQQEQQLRAELLAQFRSLTAERERHQRYSIYLQHRILEALRKKGLDAAEVPEKGAEPEAPEKEQAYLRHLAMLEDLKKQASDDLRWYHRELDQLKRQCEEKLSRVQEEWRRLQALKKQVVMQAMGSCRMRGDRQAALREVEQIQASEDKKEKAISAVRLENVQLKRSLVHFENRLRAQEGQTEGLLLIDFEQLKTENQTLHEKVEERNEELLKLRSKVTNHVQIITHVKEKLHFVDIENACKKSELMEIEAQVALKRDILTKAKQARDSLRIDNIKLNQKCGLLGKEALLRDMEEKVDRTEELSQHLEALKHHHAGLILSCRGVKQKLREAKAFLPP